The window taattctTCGTAAAATGTTTAAGACGAAGATTTAAATTAGATGTTATCAAGATATTCtaaatatgaaaagaagatTGTTACAAGGAACTATGAAATAACAAATGCTCAAAAGAGGATAAGGagattaaaagaaaattgtaatTATTGACTcatgtatatttttgtaaattggAATATTGCTCATGACAGATAAGAGAAAGAAACTAGAGTAATGATCATGGGTTCCATACAAACAATAActaattttagttaaaaaatatCTCATGTAGAATATAAACAATCTTGAGCTCCATTCATGCACGATTGGCATACCAGATAGTTAACCATGTCCTAGCTGTTGATACATGTTAGATTCATATATTCCAAACATACCGTTAAACAAAACAGTGATTTATATATCcgtccatccatccatccattaAATATGTATGTTTAGTTTAATAaactaaaagatataaataaaaaaaaaagaaaaaaaaccgaaaccgaaccgaaaccaAACCGtgaaaccgaaaaaccgaaccgagCCAAAACTGAATCCaacggtttttggtttttaaaaactGAAAGGTACGGTTcgattttcattttaaccaaaaaccgacccaaactGATCCAAACCAACCCAATCTCACCCCTAATCAATATACACCAGTAGTATAATGCTAATATAGGATAACCAAGGGTAATTGGTTGCTTGTTGAACTTCGATTAATAAATATACGAGCCaactttttttttggaaatggCTCTTGATCATTTCCGCATCATTCTCTCCTTCTTTTTTGGGACTTGCCCTCAAGTCCTTAAAGTAAGGCCTCGAGTTTTCATTTCCGAACATCTTCAGGTCATAAACGACTTCTGATAACCCCCACCCGGTAACATAGTTTGTACTTTCAGATCCTTTGAATAAAAGAAATTCCAGCACATCAACTTTCAAGATTGCTTATAGCGAGTAAGAAATCTCGAAATCCATCACAGATTAAACAACCAACAGATATGAAGTTTGATCAACCATTGAaacatcaacaaagaccatatTATTCTTTTCAATACTTGTAGTAACGATGAACTCGTTTACCATGAGATTACTCTTCTCTAACCATAAATACAAATCACGCCTTCTCAAAGTCGCAAAGACCATAATTACAAAGCCCAAATATGTTTCTATCCACATATCCGCCAGATTGTATTTCATCTTACAATTGATCTTACAATTAACCCTATTCTTATTCTCGACTTGCTATTCATTAGTTCTTATTAGACCAGACACATATAACTTCATTTTTACCTTGTATATAAACTCCCGATCAGCAACAAGATCAAATAACAAGTGTTGCTGGTTGATTTTAAGATCAGCCACCAAACCAATTTTGCCCTTAGTCTTCGTTTTATATTTAACCTTCGCACTGGTTTCAAGATCAACTGAAAAGTGTTGCTGAGTGGTTCTAAAATCAGCTTTGAGCAGCACTCTTTCTACCCTCAAAATGAATTATCACATAAGCATCTTTTTTACACCTTCTCTAACTATATGCATCGGTTCAGCTCTACATTTCAATCTGAATTGTTGCTAAAAATCAGCCTTGAAAGTATCACGCAATTCATTAGTTAGACTAACAAAACTAGGCATTTTAACATACTTCCTCTCTTCATATAGTGCAAACATATAAGCAACTGTTTGTAAACCTTCTCTAAACTCATATGTCAGTTCAGCTCTAGACTTCAATTTGAATTGTTCCTGATTACCCAAAAAATCAGCCCTTAAAGTTTTTCATAAACTCGACATTTCAGCCCACGCGATGACCTTATCATACTTAACCATATCAGCATGAACAAATAATGAAACTACTTCGGTTTTAATCATTCATCAAGAAGTAAAGATTTAAGAGTGACTTGCTTTTCCTGCACACATGATGAATAAGTGTTCAAGTGGccatcatgataatcattatcAAGTATCGAAAGACGAGTATTCATAGGTATAACAGAAAAACCCATACCATAATAATTGAATATGAAATTAGACACAAGTGCTCGGTTAGTAGTTGTTACCTCTATGCCTTCTTAAAGCCTTTGAACTGTAACTGGTAATGACTGAGTAGGTATATAGTTTTTCATCAGGCATATAGAATCTTCTTGTTAAACTTCAACTGATGGAGCTTCAGTTGACATATTAGTTGGAACGTCAGAGCAAACTTCAGTTGGAACTTTAGCTGGGACTTCAATTGGAACTACAGTTGGAACTTCAGTTGGGACTTCAGTTGGAGCTTGAGTTGGAGCTTCAGTTGGAGTTTCAGTATGATCTTCAGTTAGAGCTTTAGTTGGAGCTTCAGTTGGGTCTTCAGTTGGAGCTTCAGTTGGGTCTTCAGTTGGGTCTTCAGTTGGAGCTTTAGTTGGGTCTTCAATTGGAACTTCTTTGATCAGCGATGATACATCATTAGAAGCTCTCATACACTTTTCCTTGCTAGTAACATAACAAACACAAGGCTGGAAAATATTTCCTTGCCGAGATTCATCAACAATGTACAGCTTCACAAGGATGATTAGCATTCCgaatcatcaaaatatgatCAAGGTCAACTTCAGTTACTTCTTCACCATTGTCATCATAAACACATGGCTGGAAGAAATCATCTTCTCGCTGAATTTCATCAGGTGGATGATTAGGATTCTCGAAGATTAATAAGCCATCAACAACATCAAGAATTTCTTCTTTATCATAAATAGGCTTTTGTTCAACATCGACTTCAACTTTCAATGTTTTTAAAGAATTAGGGATTGATCTAATCTCCATGAAATTTAAATTGCATTAATTGAGTTTCTTACgaggatttttcttttttgtttctctcACATGATTTTCTAACACATCTAAGATTATCCCCATTTGTTTTTCAAGAGACTTAAGCTGCCTATCTCTTTGAAAATTCTCTAAAACAAGATTTCGATTATAACCTATTCTATTATCTAAatgaaagataatcaaaaaTGTATCTAAACAAGAAAAATCAGATCTGAGATTGGAAACCAGATTTTCAAgaataaatacatttatatctATGAAAATTTGAGACAACTTTATCCAAACAAATTTTCATCAAAGAAACAAACACCAAAAGACTAAAAAGATTAAGATAACCTGATGTGTCGTTTGTGTATAATAAAAAGtggttaagttttaaatttacaaaATCAACTAAACACACACTCACGGACATTGGATCcgttcgtttgtaatatagctatTAGGTAAGACCAAGTTCGTTCGCAAGGACTATGTTTAAGAACCAAGCGAGATCAAGTAATAGTAAGATTGGttgggggttttgtgaccgagttgtcatgTTGCTTTTAAAATCTGTTAGTAAAAAGATCTTGTTAGTAATTCCTAGGAATTCATCGGAAGAGAGTTGCTTTAAACAATAAATTTAAGAGTCATCTACCTCGAATCAGATCCATAACATGTTCAGGTTACACTAGTCAATACAATAGTAGAGA is drawn from Erigeron canadensis isolate Cc75 chromosome 9, C_canadensis_v1, whole genome shotgun sequence and contains these coding sequences:
- the LOC122583278 gene encoding endoglucanase-like, giving the protein MEIRSIPNSLKTLKVEVDVEQKPIYDKEEILDVVDGLLIFENPNHPPDEIQREDDFFQPCVYDDNGEEPCVCYVTSKEKCMRASNDVSSLIKEVPIEDPTKAPTEDPTEDPTEAPTEDPTEAPTKALTEDHTETPTEAPTQAPTEVPTEVPTVVPIEVPAKVPTEVCSDVPTNMSTEAPSVEV